One Thermodesulfobacteriota bacterium DNA window includes the following coding sequences:
- a CDS encoding MoxR family ATPase: MNVTIERIIKSLSFYIHGKEKALRLALLTFFSKGHLLIEDLPGLGKTTLAIAIAKCLGLSFGRIQCTSDLLPTDITGVSVYEKNLGSFTFHPGPIFNNIVLCDEINRAPPKTQSALLEAMEERQVTVDGKTHRLPRLFCVIATQNPIEQFGTFPLPDSQLDRFTVRLSIGYPDERSEKEILRVGGKREELLSIEPTISEDEVYAIQEEIEKGIYVSEKILEYVLRIVKATRNHEFIKVGLSTRGALTIVQTAKANAFFHGRDFVIPEDICELAEYVIPHRLIFKERYEGINRKEFIKSLLAEIPLPL; this comes from the coding sequence GTGAACGTAACAATTGAAAGGATCATAAAGAGCCTCTCCTTTTACATCCACGGAAAGGAGAAGGCTCTTCGACTTGCACTTCTTACCTTTTTTTCCAAGGGTCACTTACTCATAGAGGACCTTCCAGGGCTTGGAAAGACTACACTTGCCATAGCCATTGCCAAGTGTCTCGGATTAAGTTTCGGAAGGATCCAGTGCACAAGCGATCTTTTACCAACCGACATAACCGGAGTTTCTGTATATGAGAAGAATTTAGGGTCATTCACGTTCCACCCAGGTCCCATATTTAACAATATTGTTCTATGTGACGAGATAAACAGGGCTCCGCCAAAAACGCAAAGTGCTCTACTTGAGGCAATGGAGGAGCGCCAAGTTACCGTGGATGGAAAAACCCACAGACTTCCCAGGCTATTCTGTGTAATAGCCACACAGAATCCCATTGAACAGTTCGGGACTTTTCCACTTCCCGACTCACAGCTAGACAGGTTTACCGTGAGATTGTCAATAGGTTATCCAGATGAAAGAAGCGAAAAGGAGATCTTAAGAGTTGGGGGAAAAAGGGAGGAGCTTTTAAGTATCGAACCTACTATCAGTGAAGATGAGGTTTACGCAATCCAAGAAGAAATCGAAAAAGGGATTTACGTCTCTGAAAAGATTCTGGAATATGTTTTAAGGATCGTAAAAGCCACAAGAAACCATGAATTCATAAAGGTTGGTCTATCCACTAGAGGGGCCCTGACAATCGTTCAGACTGCGAAGGCCAACGCCTTCTTTCATGGAAGGGACTTTGTCATTCCAGAAGACATTTGCGAGCTCGCCGAGTACGTAATTCCCCACAGACTAATATTCAAAGAGAGATATGAGGGAATAAACAGAAAGGAGTTTATAAAATCGCTACTCGCCGAGATCCCGCTACCCCTTTAA
- a CDS encoding thioredoxin family protein — protein MSQKIPKTIFVVLFFFFSSIFTYAQDYDSELSKAKKEDKPVILYFYSRYCPICDLMERNVILDKTVKKILDRDVVFVWVDGEKRKDLVKAHGVWGFPTVLLLEPEGKRIAILPGYVHKEIFLKVLNYLKGKHYKKIPLKEYLAKKG, from the coding sequence ATGAGTCAAAAGATCCCAAAAACTATCTTTGTAGTCCTATTTTTCTTTTTTTCATCTATTTTCACTTACGCCCAAGACTACGATTCAGAACTCTCAAAGGCAAAAAAGGAGGATAAACCGGTCATACTTTACTTTTACAGCCGGTACTGTCCTATCTGTGACCTTATGGAGAGAAACGTTATACTAGACAAGACGGTAAAGAAGATCCTTGACAGAGACGTCGTCTTCGTTTGGGTGGATGGGGAAAAGAGGAAAGATCTTGTAAAAGCCCACGGAGTGTGGGGATTTCCGACCGTTCTTTTGCTCGAACCGGAAGGAAAGAGAATAGCTATTTTGCCGGGTTACGTGCATAAAGAGATATTTTTGAAAGTCTTAAACTACCTCAAAGGCAAACATTATAAAAAAATACCGCTTAAGGAATACTTGGCAAAAAAGGGATGA
- a CDS encoding cytochrome c biogenesis protein CcdA codes for MIDALYSFFAGLLTFFSPCVFPLLPSYLVFIGAISLDDRSSEFIKGKKSIYHTLAFIAGFSFVFVSLGLAGSAIGNFLLAYKEYLILTGGLILVIFGFYTLGLLKVPFLSRYLVLDMKHKPHGILGSFAVGITFTLGWTPCLGPAVSSVLILAMTSGSTLKAVFFLALYSLGLGIPFFISSFILERLLAYFSRLAKFTRYSRFILGVLILTIGATLLLGIYRPFIPRP; via the coding sequence ATGATCGATGCTCTTTACTCTTTTTTTGCTGGTCTTTTGACTTTTTTTTCCCCTTGTGTCTTTCCCCTTTTACCTTCTTATCTCGTATTTATTGGCGCAATAAGTCTAGATGATCGATCTTCTGAGTTCATAAAAGGAAAAAAATCGATTTATCACACCTTAGCTTTTATTGCCGGGTTTTCCTTCGTATTCGTATCTTTGGGGCTTGCAGGTAGCGCCATCGGTAACTTCCTTCTTGCTTACAAAGAGTATCTAATCCTTACCGGCGGGTTAATCCTTGTAATCTTTGGCTTTTACACGTTAGGGCTTTTAAAAGTTCCTTTTCTTTCACGTTACCTAGTTTTGGATATGAAGCACAAGCCTCATGGAATCCTTGGCTCGTTTGCCGTGGGAATTACATTTACACTGGGATGGACGCCTTGCTTGGGACCTGCGGTCTCTTCCGTTCTTATTTTGGCGATGACAAGCGGCAGTACACTAAAAGCCGTTTTCTTTCTAGCCTTGTACAGTTTAGGTTTAGGAATTCCGTTTTTTATCTCTTCTTTTATTTTGGAGAGACTTCTCGCCTACTTTTCAAGATTGGCAAAGTTTACGAGATACTCGAGGTTCATTCTCGGGGTTCTCATCTTAACAATAGGTGCTACACTGCTTTTGGGGATCTACCGCCCCTTTATTCCGAGACCCTAA
- a CDS encoding CDP-alcohol phosphatidyltransferase family protein has protein sequence MLSAKIGHSLDPYVIKIFRIFFLGKHINPTIITLFGFLLGLFSFLSIVFDYLKIGGIFLIVSGYFDLLDGALARNTRKVTVFGGFLDSVLDRYTDLLVISGIGIHFLRGGEISSVVATIVASIGIAIIPYAKARAQAEGLTCNTGILERPERTILLIFGLIFGLVEYIVIILAILSHITVLQRVIFVRKATQLIRVSE, from the coding sequence TTGCTGAGTGCGAAAATTGGCCACTCTCTCGACCCCTACGTCATTAAAATTTTCCGTATTTTCTTTTTAGGAAAACACATAAACCCTACGATTATTACTCTATTCGGTTTTTTGCTCGGTCTTTTCTCATTCCTTTCAATAGTATTTGATTACCTCAAGATCGGCGGGATCTTCTTAATTGTATCGGGCTACTTCGATCTTCTTGACGGTGCCTTGGCAAGGAATACAAGAAAGGTCACGGTCTTTGGTGGGTTTCTTGATTCTGTGCTTGACCGCTACACCGATCTTCTTGTCATTTCGGGAATAGGAATACATTTTCTCAGAGGCGGGGAGATTTCATCAGTTGTGGCCACAATAGTTGCGAGCATTGGCATTGCGATAATTCCATACGCTAAAGCCCGTGCACAGGCCGAAGGTCTCACATGCAACACAGGAATTCTCGAAAGACCTGAAAGGACCATTCTCCTCATTTTTGGACTGATTTTCGGTTTAGTCGAATACATTGTGATTATACTTGCAATTCTGTCCCATATAACCGTGTTACAGAGGGTCATATTTGTAAGGAAAGCCACCCAACTCATTAGGGTCTCGGAATAA
- a CDS encoding inositol-3-phosphate synthase: MGEIRVAIVGVGNCASSLIQGIHYYSNPQNEPIGLMHYSICGYEPKHIRVVAAFDVDARKVGKPLHEAIFAPPNCTRVITRDIPEYDTIVMMGPVLDGVSPHMKDYPPHRTFVVADEKPVDVEKVLLEKEVEILINYLPVGSEEATTFYAECCLKTGVSFINCMPVFIASDETWAKRFEEKNIPIVGDDVKSQIGATIIHRTLMKLFSDRGVKIDRTYQLNTGGNTDFLNMLNRERLKSKKISKTESVQSQLDIPLPEENIHIGPSDYVPWQLDNKVCFIRMEGRIFGDVPVSLELRLSVEDSPNSAGCIIDAIRCCKVARDRKVGGVLESISAYTMKHPIKQYPDSVAKQMVEEFIRGERER; the protein is encoded by the coding sequence ATGGGAGAGATAAGGGTCGCAATAGTTGGTGTCGGTAACTGTGCCAGTTCCCTTATCCAAGGTATACATTACTATTCCAACCCGCAAAATGAGCCGATAGGACTTATGCACTACAGCATTTGCGGTTACGAACCAAAACACATAAGGGTTGTTGCGGCCTTTGATGTGGACGCAAGAAAGGTCGGAAAGCCTCTTCACGAAGCCATATTTGCGCCGCCAAACTGTACTAGGGTTATCACGAGGGATATTCCAGAATATGACACCATCGTCATGATGGGACCTGTACTCGATGGTGTTTCTCCACATATGAAGGACTATCCTCCCCACAGAACTTTTGTTGTGGCTGATGAAAAGCCCGTGGATGTTGAGAAGGTTCTTTTGGAAAAAGAGGTAGAGATACTTATCAACTACCTTCCTGTAGGATCGGAAGAGGCTACGACATTTTATGCCGAGTGCTGTTTGAAAACGGGGGTCAGCTTCATAAACTGTATGCCAGTCTTTATAGCATCCGATGAGACCTGGGCTAAAAGGTTTGAGGAAAAGAATATCCCAATAGTGGGAGACGATGTGAAGTCACAGATCGGAGCAACGATTATTCATAGAACGCTAATGAAACTCTTCTCTGACAGGGGAGTAAAGATAGACAGGACTTACCAGCTCAACACAGGAGGTAACACTGACTTCCTCAACATGCTAAATAGGGAAAGGCTAAAATCGAAAAAGATTTCCAAGACTGAATCTGTTCAATCCCAACTCGATATTCCTCTTCCCGAGGAAAATATCCACATCGGTCCTTCCGATTACGTCCCTTGGCAGTTGGATAATAAAGTCTGCTTTATAAGAATGGAGGGCAGGATATTCGGGGATGTGCCAGTCAGTCTAGAACTCAGACTGTCTGTTGAGGACTCTCCTAATAGCGCGGGCTGTATAATAGACGCCATAAGATGTTGTAAAGTAGCGAGGGACAGAAAGGTAGGGGGAGTGTTGGAGTCTATTTCTGCATACACGATGAAACATCCGATAAAGCAGTATCCGGACAGCGTAGCTAAACAAATGGTTGAGGAGTTTATAAGAGGAGAAAGGGAGAGATAG
- a CDS encoding Fe-S-containing hydro-lyase: protein MAEKKMIETPLTDEIVSDLHAGDRVYLSGKIFTARDAAHARFAQLISRGEELPVDLSGQVVYYCGPTPTPPGKVIGSCGPTTSSRMDTYTPMLLARGLKGMIGKGKRSEEVKKAIVHYKAVYFAALGGAGALLSKSVVTSKLVAFEDLGPEAIYVFEVKEMPLVVINDIYGRDLYEEGIRKFRVVD from the coding sequence ATGGCAGAAAAAAAGATGATAGAGACACCACTTACGGACGAAATAGTAAGTGATCTCCACGCAGGAGACAGGGTATATCTCAGTGGAAAGATATTTACAGCGCGAGATGCGGCACACGCACGGTTCGCTCAGCTCATAAGTAGAGGAGAAGAGTTACCAGTCGATCTTTCAGGACAAGTTGTATACTATTGCGGACCGACCCCTACGCCACCTGGAAAAGTGATAGGATCTTGCGGACCAACGACGAGCTCCAGGATGGACACTTACACGCCGATGCTTCTTGCGCGGGGCCTTAAAGGTATGATAGGCAAGGGGAAAAGATCTGAAGAAGTTAAAAAAGCGATAGTTCACTACAAGGCTGTGTACTTTGCCGCGTTAGGTGGGGCGGGTGCTTTACTTTCAAAAAGTGTGGTTACATCAAAGCTCGTTGCTTTTGAAGACTTAGGGCCCGAGGCGATTTATGTATTCGAGGTTAAAGAGATGCCCCTTGTCGTAATAAATGATATTTACGGGCGAGACCTATATGAAGAAGGGATAAGAAAATTCAGAGTCGTCGATTAA
- a CDS encoding fumarate hydratase yields MREVDVSLITETLENLFIEANLKLSSEHILALRDAIMNEESEIGKEVIESLLKNAEIAEIEGIPICQDTGLACVFLEIGQDVHLVGGNLEDAINEGVRRAYKKGYLRSSTCDPITRKNTGDNTPAIIHEKIVPGDRIRILVLPKGGGSENYSEARVLTPAQGAEGIKAFVLEMVRKGGPNPCPPLIVGIGIGGNLEMAALLAKEALFVPYKVRNPDNYLAKLEIEILNEINKLGIGPQGYGGRVTALDVHIKAMPCHIASLPVAVAIQCHAHRVRERII; encoded by the coding sequence ATGAGAGAGGTGGATGTCAGTCTTATTACAGAAACCCTTGAGAACCTCTTTATAGAGGCAAACCTGAAACTTTCTTCCGAACACATACTGGCACTCAGAGATGCGATTATGAACGAAGAGTCGGAGATAGGCAAAGAGGTCATAGAATCTTTGCTTAAAAATGCGGAGATTGCAGAAATAGAGGGAATCCCCATATGCCAGGATACGGGACTTGCATGTGTTTTTTTGGAGATAGGACAGGATGTCCACCTCGTTGGCGGCAATCTTGAGGATGCAATCAACGAAGGAGTGAGAAGGGCCTATAAAAAAGGTTATCTTAGGAGTTCTACGTGCGATCCTATTACGAGAAAAAATACCGGAGATAACACTCCTGCAATAATCCACGAAAAAATAGTACCCGGAGACAGAATAAGGATACTCGTTTTACCGAAGGGAGGAGGTAGTGAAAATTACAGCGAGGCTAGAGTCCTCACCCCAGCACAGGGCGCAGAAGGAATCAAGGCCTTTGTTCTCGAAATGGTGAGGAAAGGGGGGCCTAATCCCTGTCCTCCTTTAATTGTTGGAATAGGCATTGGCGGCAATCTTGAGATGGCCGCTCTTCTAGCCAAAGAGGCCCTTTTTGTGCCTTATAAAGTGAGAAACCCCGATAACTATTTAGCCAAGCTCGAAATTGAAATCCTAAATGAGATAAATAAGCTTGGAATTGGACCTCAAGGGTATGGAGGAAGAGTTACAGCCTTAGATGTCCATATTAAAGCCATGCCTTGTCACATCGCATCGTTACCTGTGGCAGTTGCAATACAATGCCATGCCCACAGAGTAAGGGAAAGGATCATATAG
- a CDS encoding NADP-dependent malic enzyme has protein sequence MEAKFTKEELLEKAKKPARDALRLHPVYKGKLEVVPKCAIRSLKDFAIWYTPGVAEPCKEISKDPDKVFEHTNKGNTVAVISDGTRVLGLGDIGPLAALPVMEGKAILFKYLGGVDAFPLCLDTKDPEEFIRTVKLVSPAFGGINLEDIENPKCFYILEKLREESPIPVWHDDQQGTALVTLAGLINALKIVKKRLEDVKITLVGFGAANVCIAKILLKAGVNPQKMIIVDSKGILNRKRDDIKTAHKEKLEFSKITNAENRDGGIEEALVGQDVLIALSTPGPDVIQKSWISKMADNAIAFLCANPIPEMWPWDAKEAGARIVATGRSDFPNQVNNSLGFPAVFRGALDVRARTITDEMCIAAAYELAKCAEDKGIHEDYLLPTMEEWEVFPRVAVAVAKKAIEQKVAKLSFSENELYKMAEEKIKRAREEVEVLMEKGIIKIYEE, from the coding sequence ATGGAAGCTAAATTCACCAAAGAAGAACTCTTGGAAAAGGCAAAAAAACCGGCAAGGGATGCCCTAAGGCTCCATCCGGTATATAAAGGAAAGTTGGAAGTTGTGCCCAAGTGTGCTATCCGTAGTCTTAAGGATTTCGCCATATGGTACACACCTGGAGTTGCAGAACCTTGCAAAGAGATCTCTAAAGACCCTGACAAGGTATTTGAGCATACAAACAAGGGAAATACCGTGGCTGTGATTAGCGACGGTACAAGGGTACTGGGTCTGGGAGATATTGGTCCACTTGCCGCGTTACCTGTTATGGAGGGAAAAGCGATCCTCTTTAAGTACCTCGGTGGTGTAGATGCCTTCCCTTTATGTCTCGATACCAAAGATCCCGAAGAGTTTATAAGAACTGTAAAACTTGTTAGCCCGGCCTTTGGCGGAATAAACTTAGAGGATATAGAAAATCCCAAATGCTTTTACATACTTGAGAAGCTAAGAGAAGAGTCCCCTATTCCTGTCTGGCACGATGATCAACAGGGGACGGCTCTAGTCACGCTTGCAGGGCTCATAAACGCACTCAAAATCGTAAAAAAAAGGCTAGAGGATGTAAAGATAACCCTTGTTGGCTTTGGTGCCGCTAACGTGTGTATAGCAAAGATACTATTAAAGGCCGGTGTAAATCCACAAAAAATGATAATAGTCGATAGTAAAGGGATTCTGAATAGAAAAAGGGACGATATAAAAACGGCCCACAAAGAGAAGTTGGAATTTTCAAAGATAACAAATGCAGAAAATAGGGATGGTGGAATAGAGGAGGCCCTCGTCGGACAGGATGTTCTTATTGCCCTTTCCACTCCTGGTCCAGACGTAATTCAAAAGTCTTGGATAAGTAAGATGGCTGACAACGCTATTGCCTTTTTATGCGCAAACCCAATACCAGAGATGTGGCCATGGGATGCTAAAGAAGCAGGTGCAAGGATAGTTGCAACGGGTAGAAGCGACTTTCCCAACCAAGTTAACAACTCTTTGGGGTTTCCGGCCGTATTCCGAGGTGCTCTTGATGTGAGAGCGAGAACGATAACGGACGAAATGTGCATAGCCGCGGCATATGAGCTTGCAAAATGTGCAGAGGACAAAGGTATCCACGAAGATTATCTTTTGCCCACTATGGAGGAATGGGAAGTATTTCCGAGAGTGGCGGTAGCCGTGGCAAAGAAGGCTATTGAGCAGAAGGTGGCAAAGCTCTCATTCTCGGAGAATGAGCTTTACAAAATGGCGGAGGAGAAGATAAAAAGAGCAAGGGAAGAGGTCGAAGTTTTAATGGAAAAAGGAATTATAAAGATATACGAGGAGTGA